A window of Helicobacter macacae MIT 99-5501 genomic DNA:
ATTTATGGCACTTAAAACAATAAACATTAGCTGGACTTATGTGGAGAGCGATGAGAAAGTGAAAGAAGCGTTTGGCGAAATGGAGAAAATTTATGATAAATTTGAATTGTTGTGCAAGGACTTTAAAATCTTTGTTACAATATCGCAGTTTTTGTATGATATTGAAAGAGATTCAAAGTAGTACATTGTGGTATATTGATTTACACTAAAAAGCAAGGTTAGCCATTTTCGTCTTTTTTATCACTGCGCTTATGAGATTTGCTTGTCCTTTGGTAATTTTGTGGTATTTTTTAGAATAAAACTTTGTCTGGCAAGTGAGGTAATAATCGCAGGGATAAGCGATAGCCAAGCATTTGGCTTATCTTACACTACAAGGTAGGCAAATATCCCCAAACTCCCTACGATAAATATAAACGCACTCAGTGCCCCAAGCCCTTGCAGGGCATAAAACCAACGCATATTGCTCTCTCTATCTCTTTGCTCGACTTTTTCTAGCCCAATGAATTTAAAACGCTTGATGAGTGGGGATTAACTAAACTTGCAAAAGAAACTGAAAAACAATTCACACCCAAAGAGCTGGAGCAAATGCGACAAGAAGTTAAAAGAGATATGATGAGGATATATAAAAAGAACGCAAGGTGTAATAGGTTACAATGCTTGATTTTGCACGAAATTTCCACATTGCCTTCTTTTTGAAATATTGTGCTTATATTACAAATTAAATTAAGCAAAATTTGATACAATTCCACACTTTTTAAAATGGTAGCGTAATACCAAAAAGTATTAAAGGGTTAAAATGGCGCAAGTAGATATGATTACTATACAAGGCTACAAATCTATTAAATATTTGGAGGATTTTACACTTACAAAATTAAATATTCTTATTGGTGCTAATGGGGTGGGTAAAAGTAACTTTATCTCTATTTTTAGACTACTTAATGAAATGTATAATAAGAGATTGCAACTTTACACACAAAGCAAATCTCCTGATAATTTTTTATATTTTGGTAGAAAGCAGACAGACAAAATTTATTTTAAATTTCAATTTGATAGTAATTCATACAAGGTCACTATCAGTCCTACTCAAGAAAATAAACTCTTGATTGAAAGTGAATATGTAGGTTTTTTGAAGCACGAGTATTTGATAGGCAATAACTTAGAAGAAAGCCATATTAGTGAAGCTGGAAGCTATGCTAGGTCTAAAGCTGTCGGAATATATTCTGCTTACTATATAAGCAAATGGAAAATCTATCATTTCCACGATACAAGCGATACTTCAAAAATGAAAGGAAAAAGTGCTAGTATTGATAATCTTATCTTTAAGCAAGATGCTGAAAATCTAGCACCTTATCTTAAAATGCTTAAAGATAAATTCACACAGCATTACGAGCAAATCATAGCAACTATACAAATGGTTGCACCATTTTTCGGTGGATTTGTGCTAAGAGATGATGAATATATTCAGCTTGAATGGTTTGATAAAACAGACCCGGATACGCCATTTAAGGCGCATTATTTATCAGATGGCACATTGCGATTTATCGCTCTTGCGACTTTATTATTGCAGCCTTTTGAGCTAATGCCAGATACACTTATCATTGATGAGCCTGAGCTTGGGCTTCACCCATTCGCGCTTTGCATTTTAAGCGATTTGATTAAGCGAGCAAGTAAAGAAAAACAAATCATTATTTCTTCGCAATCAGTAGAACTTATCAATTATTTTGAGCCACAAGATATTATTGTTGTGGATAGAATGGACAATCAATCCACCTTTAAAAGATTAGATGCTACTGACTTGGAATCTTGGCTAAAAGATTATTCGTTAGGCGAAATTTGGAAAAGTAATCTCATAGGCGGTCGTCCTTAATGAAAAGAGTTTATATACTTTGTGAGGGACAAAGTGAGGAAGTATTTATTAGGCAAGTTTTAGCCCCCTACTTTATCAATATAAATTCACAACATTGTCTTATCCCCATAGTTACAAAAACTTCCGCTGGACACAAGGGTGGCGGTTTGAAATATCATAGAATAAAAAAAGAGATTCTAGCCCTGCTTAATCACAAAGAAGCCTTTGTAAGCACATTTTTTGATTATTATGCCCTGCCTAATGATTTTCCAAAATATGACAAACAAAATGGTGATATTTATGAGAAAGTCGCTATTTTAGAGCAGGGTTTTTATGAGGATATAAATGATAGTGACGACTGCTACCAAAGATTTTTCCCGCATATTCAGCCTTATGAATTTGAAAGTCTGCTATTTAGTGATATTGATAAAATTATTCAGGCAGACACAGAGTGGAGCAATAATAAATCTTACTTTATTGGGCTTAAAGCGATTATTGATGAATTTAACAACCCAGAATTGATTAACAACTCTCTACAAACCAGCCCATCACATAGACTAAAAAATATATTGCCAACATATAGAAAGGTTTTGCACGGCAAAATTATTACTGAAAAGATAACCATTACACACATAAGAGAAAAATGTAGCCATTTCAATGAGTGGTGTAAGAAAATTGCATCGTTGTAATATTTATAAACACTATGACATAGCAGTGCTTTCGTAAAATCCAAAGTGAAAATGAAATGGAAAATGCGCAAATTTAATAAGTGTTGCGATAAAATTGCCATAAATATTTTTACTTAGGGGCTTTATGGTTGTTGCGATATTTAGGATTTTAATCTTTATGCTCTTTGCGTTGCTATTTTCTGCGTGTGCGATGAGTGGTGGCGAATCTGCCCCAAATCCGCCCAATCTATCATCAAATCCACCGCACTTAAATATTAAGCCTAATCTCACCCAAATTTCCCCGCCCATTCCCCAAAAACTAGCCGATTCGCCCAAAGATAGCATTATCAAAGTCCTTGATGAAAATGGGCAGATTCGTTGCTATATGCCCGATGTGCGGAGTGTTTATGCTGTGATTGGCACTTGTCGCACGAGCTGGGCAAAACCCGCGAGATACGATGTCTTTGGGCGAATCGCTTATAATGTAGAGGATACTTGGCTTTGCCTGACTGCTCCCGAATCAGTAGCGCAAACAAAGCGCAAAGATAAGGACTACCTAACGCTAAAGCCCTGTGTCATCAATGATAAAAAACAGCGGTGGAAGCTCAAAAATGACTTGTTCTACTCGCTTGATGAAAGCTATGTGATAAAAGATGACGGCGCGTATCTCTATGCTACGACTTTGCGTGATACAAGCCTAAAGCTAAGTAGGATTCACACCTCGATGAGTGAATGGCTAAGCACCATTGCGCGTCCTACAAATCTTAGCATTCTCACTTCCCTAGCGTGGGATTACACCACGAGAGAGGGCACACAGCGATATTTTCTCTACAATAACGGCTCTAGCAGAAACACCACGGATTTGTATTACAACTTAGAGAGCGGACATATCGCGCAATATGACGACTATAAGGGGCTAAACTGCCTTTATGCGGATTTGGGTGGGGCGCAGTGGAGCTGGGCTTGGTGGGGCAAATGCACGGACGCAAAAGCTCCTAGCAAAAATCGCGCTTATTGGCGATTTATCCGCGTTAGCGAGGCTGAATCTGTCCTATTAAACTTTCAAGGCGCGGCGTTGCGCGTAACTAGCACGGGGATTCATTGGGGGACGCCATACATTGTCGCGCCCAAATATCTGCTAAAAGATAGCGCAAACTACCCTACTTCGCGCTTTATCATCGACAAAGATACGCAGGATTGGCTTAGATTTATCTATGCAAATATCGGGGATAATCTGCCATTTTGCCCAGCTCCCTCAAATGAAACGACAAAAAGCACAAACACAGAACAAAATCCACCCAAAAATCAGCTTAAAAATCAATCTCCACATAAAAATCCGCAAAACACACATTCCCCACAAAATCTAAAAAACCCTCCTAATGATTTTGTCATAAACAATTCTTGGCTTGCTAGGCTTTTGGCGATTATCCACACGAGTGATAGTGGGGAGAGTAGCGTAGGTGTGTGCGGTATATGCTTGTTGCAATCTTTTCAAATCATCGCTGAAATTTTGGAAAATCCGCGAGTTCCGCGCCAAAGTGGCGGATATTTCTTTAATACACAAATGGGCGCAAATCCCTTTGTGTCCTTTGAATCGCGCAATTCATTGCTTTATCACACGCTAGATGACATTGTCCGCTGGTTTCCTGCTTATGCGGAGAGTCCTACTATCACAGAGCAAATGAGGTTTGACTACAATAACAACCTAGCCCTAATGAGTGCAATCGCACTTTTGCCACAATATGATTGGGCAATCACCACTCGTGCACAAGGGCAGAGTGATATTCCTCGCGTGATAGATTCTATCTTTGGCTCGGCTTATGGAAGTGCATTTGTAGTGCTACTTCGTATGCAGAGCGCGCAGCAAGAGGGAGGACACGCTATGGTGGCTATAAGGACAAGTGCTGGTGTGGTGCTTATCCCCACAAATGTGCCAATGAGTGCGGAGGAACTTCGCATTTTTACTACGCCTTTGCGCAATAGAGGCGAGTTTTTGGCTAGATTTAGTGAATATGGCTTTAGTATCACAAATATCGCGCTACTTGTGCGCGTGGACTGCTAGCAAATCCATTTGCTAGCAATATCTCGCTTAGCAACTGCACGGGCGAGGGCGAAAATAGACGCGGTAGTGGCGCAACTCCTACAAGTGCGCTTGTAAATCAATGTGCTAGCGGGCGATGCTTGGAGTAGTTGGATTTCATAGCCCTCATCATTTTTGCCCTTATGCTTTTTGGGATTTTGCACCATTTTTGTGCTAGGCTTATTTTTCTAAGCACAAGCGCGATTCTTAAAAAATGCTTTTTGTTTGCCAAAATAAATGCAGGCAAAATTTAGTATAATTGCGCGAAATATTAGCCATAAGGACACAAATGACTTTAGCTTCGCAAAAGTGCTACACAGATTCTATAAGCCAATCTAGCAACTTGCAGGACTTCCCTTTGTTTTTGCTAGGCGATGCAAAAGATACGCTAAAAACCTTGCAACCACTAAGCATTGATTTTGTGCTGACTTCGCCTCCTTATGATGATTTGCGCGATTATGAGGGGTTTAGCTTTGATTTTGAAGCTATTGCGGGCGAGCTCTTTCGCGTGCTAAAAAATGGCGGGGTAATGGTGTGGATTGTGGGGGATTCTGTGGTAAATGGCAGTGAGAGTTTGAGTAGCTTTAGGCAGGCACTGCATTTCAAAGATATAGGGTTTAGAATCCACGATACGATGATTTATCAAAAAAACAATTTTTCAAACCCTAGCAAGACGCGCTATCATCAGGTGTTTGAGTATATGTTTGTCCTCTCAAAAGGCACGCCAAAGACATTCAATCCACTTATGGATAGGAAAAATGTCTATGCGGGGTATACGACATTTGGCGAAAACACCACGCGCAAGAAAGATGGCAACTTCACAAAGCAAAAAAAGCGCGTGATTTCAGAATTTGGTATGCGCTATAATATTTGGAAAGGCAACACTTCAGGGCAGGAAAATATGTGCAAATCCATAAAACACCCTGCGACTTTTCCGCTGTGGCTAGCACGCGACCATTTGCACTCGTGGAGCAATCAAAACGACATTGTCCTAGACCCTTTTTGTGGCTCTGGCACGACAGGTGTAGCCTGCAAAGAGCTAGGGCGCAACTTCATCGGCTGCGAGATAGAATCAAGCTACCTAGATTTCGCAAAAGAGCGGATAAAAAACACGAGGGTAGAAAATGGATTATTCTAAGCAATCTATCAATGAAAGTTATGTCAAACTTGGCACGATTAGCAAGCTAAACAACAAGCGATTTCCATTTAGAGAAGTAATCAAAAACATCGAAAAACACGAGGTTTTAGAATTTAAAAACGCTAGATTGCTAGGCTTACTCAAAAGTGCGTGTAAAAACACCATAACGCCTGTGAATAATATCGAGTTTAGCGGGCGTCCAAATGAGTTTGGCAATATCGTGGCAAATCTTTTTGCCATAGAGTGCAAAGGCGTAGGGCTAGACTACCAAAAGCCAAAAGACACGCAGGGCAAAGGCAAAGAAAGTGGCTATCCTGACGGATTAGTCGTGTTTGAAAATCAATACTTTTACACCGAGCTAAAGACTTGCGAGCAAAGCAAGCAAAATCAAACACTGCGTTCATTTTTTTACTCCCCCTCCACACATTCTAAAATCCTCTATGATGCCTCTCATCTAGTCATTTGCTTTTTGACATACAAAAATGGAAGTGCGTTGCTACTAAATGGCGAATTTCACATAGTGGATATGTATGAAAAAGAGGTAAAACTAAAGCTAGAATACAATAGCAACAACAAAGAATTATACGGTGGCAAGTTGCTATAAACCTAGCGCAAGAAAGAACACCAAATGTTAGCCCTTATCATTTTTGCCCTTAGCCTTTTTGGGATTTTGCGCCGCCCTTTTGGGCTTAGTATTTGGGTGTATTCTAGCTTTGGCGCGGCTGCCACGCTTACACTTGGGCTAGTGGAGGTGGGCGACTTGGGCGTGATTTTCGCACTTATTTGGGATAGTGCGCTTACCCTCATCGCACTTATTGTCATTAGCTTTTGTCTGCAGGGGCTTGGGTTTTTTGAGTGGCTGATTTTTTGGGTGCTAAAGTTTTGCGCTGATTCGCACACTACGAATCCAGAATCTAGAGCGCATTTAGGTGCGACTTTGTGCATAAACACGCGCAAAGCATTTGTCGCGCTCATTTTGCTTAGCGCGATTTTAAGCGCGGTGCTCGCAAATGACGGCGCGGTGCTTGTTTTGACGCCATTGGTGCTTGGGCTATTTTTGCGTGCCAAAAACGCGACTTCGCTACAAATCATCGCGTTTTTGTTCGCCACCGCCTTTATGTGCGACATTAGCTCAAACCCGCTCATCATCTCAAACCTCACAAATATCATCACCGCGCACTTTCACTCACTCGGCTTTGCGGAATTTGCGCTCGCAATGCTTCTGCCAAATCTCTTTGGCATTTTTGGTGCGCTAATGCTATTTTTGGTGCTTTTTCGCACACCGCTTCGCACCCCGCTTACCTTTCGCACGCCATCAAAGCCAAAGCTACAAAACGCGCTTTTTGCCCTGCACTGCGCTACTTTGGCAGTTTTTATCGCGAGCTTTTTCCTCTCCACGCATTTTAACCTGCCTCTAAGCCTAAATTGCGCGGTTTATGCGGGGATTTTGCTTATCACACTATGGCACAAATCGCGCCAAAAAGCCATAAGCACGCTAAAAAAAGCACCTTTTGGCATTATTTTGTTTGTCTTTGGGCTATTTGTGGTGGTGTTTGGCGTGCAAAAGTTGGATTTTACAGAGGCACAAAACGCCCTCTTTCACGCACTTATCGCGCTTTATGACAAAAGCGAGATTGCAGGAATCTTTGGGGTGGCAAGTGTGAGTGCGCTTGGCTCAAGCGTGATAAACAACTTGCCTATGGTGCTTTTTGGCAATTTGGCGATAGGCGATTTTTTTCAATACACGCAACATTTTGACGCCCAAAACCTAAAAGAAACCTTTATCTACGCGCATTTGCTAGGCTGCAATATCGGCTCAAAGCTAACGCCTATCGGCTCTCTTTGCACGCTTCTTTGGCTATCTCTACTTGCCAAAAGCTCTACCCTCACGCAAAAGGGCATAGATTTTACCTTTTTGCATTATTGCAAATATAGCCTTATTTTCACGCTTCCCACGCTATTTTGCGCTTCGTTAGGGCTTTATATCTCGCATTTGGTGTTTTAGCATTTTTTGGCTAACCCCTTTAGCCTAGATTTTTGCGCAAAACCCACACAAACTCTTTTATAGACTTCGCCCCACCTTTGGCTTGAAAGTATTGTTTTAGCAGGATTTGGCAAATCTCATTGCTTCTCATACTTTTTCAAATATTCTATGACTTTTTCTAAAAATTTGGGATTGTCTTTAAATCTACCAAGTCCTGTGTTGCAACTATCACAAATCCACTCTCTACCCTCGCCCGTGTCGTGATTGTGGTCGCGCACAAGATTTGCTGTAACGCCTACTATGCTTCGCTTTTCACAAATCGGGCAAGTAAAAATACTACCTTTAGGTGGGGCGATTTTATCCATTCGCTTTTTCTCTGCGGGGGATAGCTTCACGCCATCAATGTTTTTTCTACATTCTCTGCAACTTGGGCGAGTAGTTTTTCTGCCCTTTGCGTCTGTTTGGTTTATTTCAAAATCATCTGTATCTTTTAAGATATGGCAAATATTGCATATCTTTTTGTCATAGCCTTTGCCTGTTTTGTAAATATCAAGTGCTTGTAATGCGCCAAAATCAACTCTTTTTAGTTCATTAAGCCCTATAAATAGCACCATTGCGGATTTACCATTTATGGCTCTAATGACACCGACAGAATTTGGCGCAACGCTATCTAATTGCTTTTTTGCGATTACAAAATCATCATTTTTTAGCATACAAATAAACCTTGTTGATATTGTTGCAATCTTTTTTGGGCTATTTGTATGTATTCTTTGCCTATATCTACGCCTATAAAATTTCTATTATGCAAAAAAGCCATTTTACAAGTCGTGCCCGAGCCACACATAGGGTCAAAGACTATGTCCCCCTCATTGCTCCAAGATAAAATATGGTCAAGTGCTAACTGCTCTGGGAATACCGCTGGGTGCTCAAAAGCGATTTTATCATTTGTGCTACCACCTAGCCCAACCGCGTAATACCAAATGTTGTTTTTTGTTTTTTCTTTTTTGAGTTCTTTTAAGACTTTATTGTTTTTTGCGTCCGCACCTTTATTTGCCACAAGCATTTCCATTCCATTCCTTGCGGTAGGCTCTTTTAATGGGTTAAAAGTTTTTGGCTTTCCTTTGGATAGGACAAACATATATTCATACGCATTTGTGTAGGCATTTGAGCGCATAAAAGGTGTGTTTTTCTTTGCATAAATCATCACATCGTGCATATTAAAGCCA
This region includes:
- a CDS encoding DUF1561 family protein → MVVAIFRILIFMLFALLFSACAMSGGESAPNPPNLSSNPPHLNIKPNLTQISPPIPQKLADSPKDSIIKVLDENGQIRCYMPDVRSVYAVIGTCRTSWAKPARYDVFGRIAYNVEDTWLCLTAPESVAQTKRKDKDYLTLKPCVINDKKQRWKLKNDLFYSLDESYVIKDDGAYLYATTLRDTSLKLSRIHTSMSEWLSTIARPTNLSILTSLAWDYTTREGTQRYFLYNNGSSRNTTDLYYNLESGHIAQYDDYKGLNCLYADLGGAQWSWAWWGKCTDAKAPSKNRAYWRFIRVSEAESVLLNFQGAALRVTSTGIHWGTPYIVAPKYLLKDSANYPTSRFIIDKDTQDWLRFIYANIGDNLPFCPAPSNETTKSTNTEQNPPKNQLKNQSPHKNPQNTHSPQNLKNPPNDFVINNSWLARLLAIIHTSDSGESSVGVCGICLLQSFQIIAEILENPRVPRQSGGYFFNTQMGANPFVSFESRNSLLYHTLDDIVRWFPAYAESPTITEQMRFDYNNNLALMSAIALLPQYDWAITTRAQGQSDIPRVIDSIFGSAYGSAFVVLLRMQSAQQEGGHAMVAIRTSAGVVLIPTNVPMSAEELRIFTTPLRNRGEFLARFSEYGFSITNIALLVRVDC
- a CDS encoding DNA-methyltransferase, which codes for MTARIKPDAHTLLNNFYVDDCVKFMQNKLQDESVDMILTSPPYDDLRNYKGYTFEFEKIANEIFRVIKKGGVVVWIVGDKIKNGNKSLTSFKQALYFQQIGFNMHDVMIYAKKNTPFMRSNAYTNAYEYMFVLSKGKPKTFNPLKEPTARNGMEMLVANKGADAKNNKVLKELKKEKTKNNIWYYAVGLGGSTNDKIAFEHPAVFPEQLALDHILSWSNEGDIVFDPMCGSGTTCKMAFLHNRNFIGVDIGKEYIQIAQKRLQQYQQGLFVC
- a CDS encoding DUF1561 family protein, which translates into the protein MSLSNCTGEGENRRGSGATPTSALVNQCASGRCLE
- a CDS encoding ArsB/NhaD family transporter codes for the protein MLALIIFALSLFGILRRPFGLSIWVYSSFGAAATLTLGLVEVGDLGVIFALIWDSALTLIALIVISFCLQGLGFFEWLIFWVLKFCADSHTTNPESRAHLGATLCINTRKAFVALILLSAILSAVLANDGAVLVLTPLVLGLFLRAKNATSLQIIAFLFATAFMCDISSNPLIISNLTNIITAHFHSLGFAEFALAMLLPNLFGIFGALMLFLVLFRTPLRTPLTFRTPSKPKLQNALFALHCATLAVFIASFFLSTHFNLPLSLNCAVYAGILLITLWHKSRQKAISTLKKAPFGIILFVFGLFVVVFGVQKLDFTEAQNALFHALIALYDKSEIAGIFGVASVSALGSSVINNLPMVLFGNLAIGDFFQYTQHFDAQNLKETFIYAHLLGCNIGSKLTPIGSLCTLLWLSLLAKSSTLTQKGIDFTFLHYCKYSLIFTLPTLFCASLGLYISHLVF
- a CDS encoding AAA family ATPase, with product MAQVDMITIQGYKSIKYLEDFTLTKLNILIGANGVGKSNFISIFRLLNEMYNKRLQLYTQSKSPDNFLYFGRKQTDKIYFKFQFDSNSYKVTISPTQENKLLIESEYVGFLKHEYLIGNNLEESHISEAGSYARSKAVGIYSAYYISKWKIYHFHDTSDTSKMKGKSASIDNLIFKQDAENLAPYLKMLKDKFTQHYEQIIATIQMVAPFFGGFVLRDDEYIQLEWFDKTDPDTPFKAHYLSDGTLRFIALATLLLQPFELMPDTLIIDEPELGLHPFALCILSDLIKRASKEKQIIISSQSVELINYFEPQDIIVVDRMDNQSTFKRLDATDLESWLKDYSLGEIWKSNLIGGRP
- a CDS encoding DNA-methyltransferase; the encoded protein is MTLASQKCYTDSISQSSNLQDFPLFLLGDAKDTLKTLQPLSIDFVLTSPPYDDLRDYEGFSFDFEAIAGELFRVLKNGGVMVWIVGDSVVNGSESLSSFRQALHFKDIGFRIHDTMIYQKNNFSNPSKTRYHQVFEYMFVLSKGTPKTFNPLMDRKNVYAGYTTFGENTTRKKDGNFTKQKKRVISEFGMRYNIWKGNTSGQENMCKSIKHPATFPLWLARDHLHSWSNQNDIVLDPFCGSGTTGVACKELGRNFIGCEIESSYLDFAKERIKNTRVENGLF
- a CDS encoding DUF4276 family protein: MKRVYILCEGQSEEVFIRQVLAPYFININSQHCLIPIVTKTSAGHKGGGLKYHRIKKEILALLNHKEAFVSTFFDYYALPNDFPKYDKQNGDIYEKVAILEQGFYEDINDSDDCYQRFFPHIQPYEFESLLFSDIDKIIQADTEWSNNKSYFIGLKAIIDEFNNPELINNSLQTSPSHRLKNILPTYRKVLHGKIITEKITITHIREKCSHFNEWCKKIASL
- a CDS encoding Hpy99I family type II restriction endonuclease (The prototype restriction enzyme for this family is found in Helicobacter pylori and recognizes the site CGWCG.), yielding MLKNDDFVIAKKQLDSVAPNSVGVIRAINGKSAMVLFIGLNELKRVDFGALQALDIYKTGKGYDKKICNICHILKDTDDFEINQTDAKGRKTTRPSCRECRKNIDGVKLSPAEKKRMDKIAPPKGSIFTCPICEKRSIVGVTANLVRDHNHDTGEGREWICDSCNTGLGRFKDNPKFLEKVIEYLKKYEKQ